The following are from one region of the Pseudodesulfovibrio piezophilus C1TLV30 genome:
- a CDS encoding lysozyme, producing MFDFGKSLINMDPDEQKKRLDNATGGQRKIALEMGIGTKNQNQRQQPKQQKRDAYHDLDRLNTIVEKENEAHDFFGKGLADWQKNVTGNKPSKDATNLKKQFDDYEHGILSDFPKGGKRHGALSETLPKIKKGFLQQGHQFALDKLNERSRSVLDKGLQRIAQGALGAKDDKGVQAHDDAAFDLINKYVTSEAKFDEKDADAMYDKYLGYAGVDVGKARASGNEELLGAKPGFRMEDAEMHAENDTGTVSDAGGENEAGGAELQIPEGQDEVYDDNQYRGKVKEQVGQKEPEEKKSDAVESPSEGAQTGWQRSSLKDLSSSDDARKEVRQFEGFESKLYNDASGHCTIGFGHKLHDGSCSQEDKENYGNGISEEEAMQLFDEDMASAESTVKDMVKVPLSKNEFEALSSFVYNVGPGNFKTSTLLKKLNKKDYDSVAGEMERWVYTTDLKTGKKVRNNGLINRRKNEAGRFRRKGKTNE from the coding sequence ATGTTTGACTTCGGAAAATCACTCATCAACATGGACCCCGACGAGCAGAAGAAGAGACTCGACAACGCAACCGGCGGCCAGCGCAAGATTGCTTTGGAAATGGGCATTGGTACCAAAAATCAAAACCAACGACAGCAACCGAAGCAACAGAAGCGTGATGCGTACCATGATCTGGATCGGCTCAATACCATTGTTGAGAAGGAAAACGAAGCGCATGACTTCTTTGGTAAAGGGCTGGCCGACTGGCAGAAGAATGTCACCGGAAATAAGCCTTCCAAAGATGCGACCAATCTGAAAAAGCAGTTCGACGACTATGAGCATGGTATTCTGTCTGATTTCCCCAAGGGAGGAAAGCGGCACGGGGCATTGTCTGAAACTTTACCCAAGATCAAAAAGGGTTTCTTGCAGCAGGGGCATCAGTTTGCTTTGGACAAGCTCAATGAGCGTTCACGTAGCGTGCTCGACAAAGGCTTACAGCGTATCGCCCAGGGAGCGCTCGGCGCAAAGGACGACAAGGGCGTCCAGGCGCATGACGACGCGGCCTTCGACCTCATCAACAAATATGTGACGTCCGAGGCCAAGTTTGACGAGAAGGACGCCGACGCCATGTACGACAAGTACCTGGGATATGCCGGTGTTGACGTAGGGAAGGCGCGGGCGTCCGGGAACGAAGAGTTGCTGGGTGCCAAGCCGGGCTTCAGGATGGAAGATGCTGAGATGCATGCTGAGAACGACACCGGAACTGTGAGTGATGCTGGAGGTGAGAACGAAGCAGGGGGTGCCGAGCTTCAGATTCCAGAAGGCCAGGATGAGGTGTATGACGACAACCAGTACCGTGGGAAGGTCAAAGAACAAGTTGGTCAGAAGGAACCTGAGGAAAAGAAATCGGACGCTGTTGAGTCTCCTTCGGAAGGTGCTCAGACTGGATGGCAACGGTCATCACTAAAAGATCTCTCTTCCAGTGATGATGCTCGAAAAGAGGTGCGGCAGTTCGAAGGTTTCGAATCGAAGCTTTATAATGATGCCTCAGGGCATTGTACCATTGGATTTGGACACAAACTGCACGATGGGTCATGTTCCCAGGAAGACAAGGAAAATTATGGAAATGGGATTTCGGAAGAAGAAGCAATGCAGCTCTTTGATGAAGATATGGCGAGTGCAGAGTCAACCGTGAAAGACATGGTAAAAGTTCCTCTTAGTAAAAATGAGTTTGAAGCTCTCAGTAGCTTTGTCTATAATGTTGGGCCAGGGAATTTCAAAACATCAACCTTGTTGAAGAAACTTAACAAGAAAGACTATGATTCCGTTGCAGGAGAAATGGAGCGGTGGGTTTATACCACTGATCTCAAAACAGGTAAGAAAGTACGGAACAACGGTTTGATTAATCGTAGGAAAAATGAAGCAGGCCGTTTCCGTAGAAAAGGGAAAACAAATGAATAG
- a CDS encoding DUF6933 domain-containing protein produces the protein MPYIGCTQKLLAEIKPAQILEPTSQRGLQGWQGNIFRFFRRKSVLLVNDETRFAVFMPGLVKKDFMNFDKVFIEHFEIALLGVGATSAQIAQAKLLLGPFSYGKTHSRSVLGTMNDMKFNMEYMLKNRLGHLPRTRSEIQWITGLLNDTPYSGKDIDGCVFAERDMLRLIDGPRSRGMGFCQARNAAISTKNFKGLEGSPF, from the coding sequence ATGCCTTACATCGGATGTACCCAAAAGCTTTTGGCCGAGATCAAGCCAGCACAAATCCTAGAGCCTACTAGTCAACGAGGGCTACAAGGCTGGCAGGGCAACATCTTCAGATTCTTTCGTAGAAAGTCCGTGCTATTAGTCAACGATGAAACCCGGTTTGCCGTGTTTATGCCCGGCTTGGTCAAGAAGGACTTCATGAACTTCGACAAGGTGTTCATCGAGCACTTCGAGATAGCTCTTCTGGGTGTTGGGGCAACATCAGCGCAAATAGCTCAAGCCAAGTTGCTGCTCGGCCCGTTCTCATATGGCAAGACCCATAGTCGAAGTGTCCTTGGAACGATGAACGACATGAAGTTTAATATGGAGTACATGTTGAAGAATCGGCTTGGTCATTTACCGAGGACTCGTAGTGAGATTCAATGGATTACGGGGTTACTCAACGATACACCCTATAGCGGCAAAGACATTGATGGCTGCGTGTTCGCTGAGAGGGACATGTTGCGGTTGATAGATGGTCCGAGAAGTAGGGGAATGGGTTTCTGTCAGGCTAGAAACGCAGCTATCTCCACCAAGAATTTTAAAGGCTTGGAAGGTTCTCCTTTTTAG
- a CDS encoding RHS repeat domain-containing protein yields MSVYEMRLKHDQNGRIAEKIETIKGKSIKWTYSYDKKGRLFEAHLDNRLVCQCHYDRGGRRQQDYFPRTHGSQLRNYHYRMDNRLQQAGNNGYTHDKQGFRSIWNSGGKYTLYEYKSDYRLLKAEKRETWEIFEFSHDDNGQRQVKTCNGEVVEAYQWLDFIRLAGFHDGEIGYRFIYEDKERTPYAMQREDGAVAYLYYDQIGSLRVVAHKSGNVIKEVLYDPFGGIIEDTNPDFRIPIGFAGGLHDRDLGFVRFGWRDYDTFTSRWTAPDPIGDAGGDPDWYGYCLDDPVNGIDPLGLFVFGKTGLGIFPGIGTDGSTADKRNYELKHEHGFYEDGTGDNIGLFDGGPKRTEDITKYKLDETHFDDKRMRQAEKSLDPGEYKMCKWGGKSNNCQDYADALRERYRFIRTAEKH; encoded by the coding sequence ATGAGCGTATATGAAATGAGGTTGAAGCACGATCAGAACGGTCGCATTGCGGAGAAAATTGAAACCATCAAAGGCAAGTCCATCAAGTGGACATACTCCTATGACAAAAAGGGGCGTCTGTTTGAGGCGCATTTGGACAATCGGCTGGTCTGCCAATGTCATTATGACAGGGGTGGCAGGCGACAGCAGGACTACTTCCCCAGGACCCATGGCAGTCAACTGCGGAATTACCACTACCGCATGGACAACCGGCTGCAACAGGCCGGAAACAACGGCTACACCCATGACAAACAGGGATTCCGGTCCATCTGGAATAGCGGAGGCAAGTATACGCTCTATGAGTACAAGTCTGACTATCGGTTGCTGAAAGCGGAGAAACGGGAGACATGGGAAATCTTCGAGTTCTCGCACGACGACAACGGCCAGCGGCAAGTGAAAACCTGCAACGGCGAGGTTGTTGAAGCCTACCAATGGCTCGATTTTATCCGGCTGGCCGGATTCCATGACGGCGAGATCGGCTACCGCTTCATTTATGAAGACAAAGAACGTACACCCTACGCCATGCAACGTGAAGACGGTGCCGTGGCCTACCTGTATTACGACCAGATCGGCTCCCTGCGGGTGGTTGCCCACAAGTCCGGCAACGTGATAAAGGAAGTCTTGTACGACCCCTTCGGTGGGATTATTGAGGACACCAACCCTGACTTCCGCATACCCATCGGATTTGCTGGTGGATTGCATGACCGGGACTTGGGTTTCGTGAGATTCGGCTGGCGGGATTACGACACCTTCACCAGCCGATGGACTGCGCCAGACCCGATAGGTGATGCTGGAGGCGACCCGGATTGGTATGGGTACTGTCTCGATGATCCGGTGAATGGGATTGACCCGTTGGGATTGTTCGTTTTCGGCAAAACAGGACTGGGCATTTTCCCCGGAATAGGAACCGATGGTTCAACTGCGGACAAAAGGAACTATGAGTTGAAACATGAGCATGGTTTCTATGAAGATGGTACGGGAGACAATATCGGCCTGTTTGATGGCGGTCCAAAACGAACAGAGGACATCACAAAGTACAAACTTGATGAAACGCACTTTGACGACAAGCGCATGCGACAGGCCGAAAAGAGTCTTGATCCGGGAGAGTACAAGATGTGCAAGTGGGGCGGCAAATCTAATAATTGCCAGGATTATGCCGATGCTCTGCGCGAACGTTATCGGTTTATACGCACTGCGGAAAAGCACTAA